CTCGGAGATCACCGGCTACGCATACCGGCTGAAGGAAAACGGCGAAGCCTTTGGTATCGAGGATCTTGCGGCATGGTTAGACATCCCCGATGGAGCGAGTGTCCGCAGCTACACGGTTACGGGCCTGACGAACGGAACGGAATACAAGTTTGAGTTACGAGCGGAAAACGAACATGGAGGAGGAATCCCTGCAAAAGCAATTGCCCGGCTGCCGGCGTCAGCGGGCTCCCGGCCCGTGAGTACAGAGGATGAAGAGATGCCGGACGAAGTGGCGCTCATGGGCAACTATCCGAATCCGTTCAATCCGGAGACAGCAATAAGCTATGCGTTGCCGCAAGCCGGCGAAGTCCGTCTTGCCGTGTACGATTTGCTGGGGCACGAGCTGGCGGTTCTCGTCGACGGGTTGCAGCCCGCGGGTCGCCACACCGTGCGGTTCGATGCAAACGATCTGCCCAACGGGCCGTATGCCTACCGTTTACAAGCAGGAACCAAGGTCCTGACCCGCACAATGATGCTGGTTAAGTGAAACGGAGGATTCGCTGCCGCGACTGCGGCGCTTACGCCGGGAACACGAGCGAGAAAGTAGTACGACTCGTCAGGATCGGCGGCCACACTGCGCTCGCGGCGCCTGGCCTGGCAGGAAAATAGGCCCCGCAGAGCGCCGCTGCATAGTGCTAACAGGTCCTAATACACCTCCGTCACACCCCGTTCCTCGGCAAGAGCCGGTTCCAGCGCAAAGCGGATGTACAACGCATCTGGGCCGTATACCGTGTCGTCCTGCGCCTGCTCCATAACGCGCCGCATCGTTTCTTCGGCAGGGGCCGCCTTGTCGCCCAGCAACTGCAGGGCGCGCGCTGCCCGGAGCACATCCAGCGGATCGCCGGTTTCCAGCACCTCCTCAAGCACGGCAAGGGCTTCCGAGGAACCATCCAGCGCAAGAAGGGCTGCCGCCGCCTCTGTGCGCACGGCGGGAACCGCATCCCGCAAGGCGTTCCGAAGCGCATCCTGACTCAGGGGATCCCCGGCTCCGGCCGCATGCAACCCCAGGGCGGCCCAGTACCGCACCGCATCGTCCGGATCCCTCAGAAGCGCCGCCTGTCTGTTCGCAGCGCGCGGCTGTCCCACGAGGTTGGCGGTGTCCAGCACGCGCGTGAGCGGATAAACGGATGGATCCGCCGTAAATTCGAGGGGCGCCTGCCCCGTCTGTTCGGCCAGCCGCAACACTTCGGCTTCATCCATAAAGCCGATATCCCGCGTCTCCACCTCCCATTGCGTCAGCCGGGCCCGCATCCGATCCAGCACGTCGAGATACGCGGAAGAGGCAGCCAGATTACGAAGCTGGTGGGGGTCGGTCACCGTATCGAACAGTTCTTCGGACGGCTTCAAGGGACCGGCGTAGGTCATCTGCGCGGCATTCAGGGCGCCCGCCTCGGCCAGCCGGGTGATGGCCTGACGGATCGGCGCCTGATCCGAAAAGAATTCAGGCTGGTTCCAGGACAGGTGCGGGTGATAATGGCGGATGTACAGAAAGCGTTCGTCGCGTACCGAACGCGCAATGTCGTACGCCTCGTCTACCCGGTCGCGCGCACCGAACACGAACTCCCGTTCCGTCATCGAATTCCCGCCCAGAAACGGCATGCCCTGCATATGCTCCGGCACGTCGTGGCCGACCAGACGAAGCATCGTAGGCGCGAAATCCACGAAACTCACCAGTCGATCGGTGGACGAACCGGGCGAAACCGGCGCCAGGTGCTGCCATTTCGGGGGGAAATAGATAACCAGCGGCACATGCAGGCCGGAATCGTAGAGCACTCGCTTGCCGCGCGGCAGGCCCATCCCGTGATCCCCGTAGAAGAATACGATGGTGTTGTCCGCTACGCCGTCCTCCTCCAGTTCGGCCAGCAGGCGGCCCACATGGGTATCCATGGCGGTAACAGCGTCGTAGTAGCGGGCCACGGTCTCGCGCACGTCCGGGTCGTCGGGATAATACGGGGGCAACGGCGCGATAGCGGGATCATGTGTCCCCAGCCCATCGGCCAGTTCGGGAAATTCCGTATCCAGAAAGGAGATGCGGCTCTGATGGGTGTGCATGTGATTGAAGACGGCGAAGAACGGCTGCCCGTCCTCGCGCCCCCGCCAGTGTGCTTCGGCACTGCTCTCATCCCAGGATTCGGCGATGAGACGCGGCTCGGCCGCCGTATTATAGTCGGTCTTGACGTTGTTCGTCGTGTAATAGCCAAGCTCGCGCAGATATGCCGGAAACCCTGTGATGTCGTCCGGAATGGGCGCTTGCGACCGCAGGCCCTGCGTGCCTGCCGTCGTGGCGTATATGCCCGTAAGCAGCGTAAACCGCGCCGGGGAACAGACGGGCGCCGTAGCAAACGCATTCGTGTACGTGACCCCCTGCCGCGCCAACCCGTCAATGTGAGGCGTTTCTGCATAGGCATCGCCGTATGCACCCAGATCGGCGCTCATGTCCTCCGATGTGAGCCATAGAATATTCGGCAGATCGGAAGCAGACTCGGCGGCGTCTTCCGCCGATCCGCATCCCTGAAGCGCTGCAAAAAGAACCAGCAGCCCGGCAATCCGGGCCATCGTCGTCGTTTTGGGGAATGGCACGATAATCATCTCCGCGATGTGAGTCCGGGAAAGATTGTATGATACGTACAGGCTGCGTGGATTCGCAATGAGGGGGTATCGGGATAAAACCGCGGTCGTACTTTCTCGTTCATTGCATACGCAATCCTGCCGAACCATTTCTCAAGGTCGGTAACCACGCATACCCAAAATGCCTGTCGGCAAGCAACATCCCGAGAAAAACGGCAACCAACCCATTCTCATGTGGTTTCGCCGCGATCTGCGGCTGACTGATAATTCCGCGCTGTCATGGGCAACCCGAACCGGAAGATCAGTCATTCCGGTTTTCATCCTGGACGAAGATGCCGGAAGCCGCCCTATTGGGGGCGCATCGCGCTGGTGGCTGCATGGCAGCCTCCATGCCCTGCACACTGCTCTGGAGAAGCTGGGAAGTCGTCTCACCTTGCGCCGGGGCCCTGCCGGGGCAACGATTGCCGCGCTGGTACGGGAAACCGGCGCATCGTCGATCATATGGAACCGGCTTTACGACCCGGCAACCATCCGGCGGGACGCGGAAATCGAGGCACAGTGTAAAAAAGCAGGAGTGACGTCACGGTCTTTCAATGCCGCGCTGCTCTTCGAACCCTGCACTATCCGGACAGGCAGCGGTTCACCCTACCGGGTATTCACGCCGTTCTGGAATCGATGTCTCGAACAGGGATTTGCACCTCCGGAGACCGAAAGGCCGGTGCCGATTCCCCCATCGTCATGGCCGGCGACCGAAGCGCTCGAAACCTGGAACCTGCGATGCCATGATCCGGACTGGGCGGCAGGGTTTCGGAAGGTGTGGCGGCCCGGGGAAGAAGGCGCCCGGCAACGGCTCGACGATTTTCTGCGTGACAGGGTCGACAAATATGGAACGGACCGCGAAGAGCCGGGCAAACGGGGCACGAGCAGGCTGTCGCCCCATCTGCATTTCGGGGAGATCGGACCGCGCCAGATCGCTGCTGCGCTCGGTGAAATCGAACCGGAGACAGACCGCGCCGCCTTTCTGCGCGAGATCGGCTGGCGGGAATTCAGTCATCATCTGCTGTTTCACAACCCGAACATGGGAAGGGTCAATATGCGACCGGAATTCGACCACATGCCCTGGCGGAACGACCCGGCCGGCTTGCGGCGCTGGCAGCGCGGCCTGACCGGATACCCGCTGGTCGATGCAGGCATGCGCGAACTCTGGACTACCGGCTGGATGCACAACCGGGTTCGCATGATCGTTGCGTCGTTTCTGACAAAGCATCTGCTGATCGACTGGCGGCACGGCGCGGACTGGTTCTGGGATACCCTGGTCGATGCGGATTGGGCCAACAACAGCGCTGGTTGGCAATGGACTGCCGGGAGCGGCGTCGACGCCGCTCCGTACTTCCGGATATTCAATCCCGTGGCGCAGTCTCAGCGTTTCGATGCTGTCGGACAATACCTCCGGACCTGGGTGCCGGAACTCCGGCGGCTGCCCGACAAGGCAATTCATGCCCCGTGGCAAGCGCCGCAAGCCGTTCTCGCCGAAGCCGGGGTTCGACTCGGCGAGAATTATCCCCATCCCATCGTGGACCATGCCGAGGCGCGCCAGCGAGCGCTGGATATCTACCGAACGCGTATCCGAGCGGCGTCGGCCCCTTCCCCGCAAAGCAATAAAGACCGGTCAGGCGCAAGTACATGACATTGACCTTTCATTGCGTTCGGGCGTACCATGTCGGCAAATTGCGCCCATGTACACCCCCTTTATAATGAAAACCCAGCAAGCCCTCCGCACGCTCACCGCAGCGGTGTTTATTGTCTGCCTGTTCGGTGCGGATGCGGCCAACGCCCAGGAAAACGGCCGCGGCTTCTATATCGGAATCGACACCGGCGCCGCCAACTCCGCGCAGTTGGGCTCGTCCCTCTCCGCAGTCACCACCCCGACGAAGTGCGACCGTCTGGTCTATGACGATCCGACCATGGCCCCGAGCAGTGCGCCGGAATGCATGGTCACCGAGCCGAGAGAACTCTCCTCCAATGGTTTTTCGCCGGGTACCGGGTTCACCGGCGGGCTCAGCGTCGGATATGCCCTCCAGGCGCTGCGCTTCGAACTCGCGTACCGGATACAGGGCTACGGAAACGATACGTCGCCGCTCGTTCAATCGACCACCAACCAGGCCGTGGTCAGCAAAGCCAGTGAATGGAGCAACGTGTATCCGCCGATCGAAACTATCTCCGGCTATCGCGCCCACCAGGTCTTTGCAAACGTCTACTACGACTTCAGCAACAACTCCCCCTGGACGCCTTCCGTGGGCGCAGGCGTCGGTATAGCCGGCACCAACCTGAACTACAACCGGCGGTTGCTGCGCAAAACAATCGCTGAAGGATACCAGGATGTGGAACCGCCTGCCACCCTTGCCGACAGACCGCTCCGGGCCGCCGGGACATTCAGTATGCTGGACCCCGAGGTCAGCGGAACGGTCATCGGCTTTCAGGTGCTGGCCGGCATGGATTACGCCGTCGGAGAACGCACCACGATCGGGCTCACCGCTCACTGGACCCGTTTCGGGACCCTGAAAGAAGATGTCGTGTGGTCGATCATCCGCAGCCATGCGCCGGTTCGCGCGGACGGCGTAACGCCCTTCTCGGGGGAATTGACGTTCGACAGCTTCGAATCGCTGGTCGCAACGCTGGGATTGAAATACCGGTTCTGAGAAACGGTGGGATCGCTTGCGTTATCAGCCCTTGAGGCTGTCTCGTTTACGAACTCCCACCGGGGGTCATATCCAAACCCTGACGGCAAGGCCTACCCCACCCCGTACAACCTTGCCGCATTACCCCAAAAAATCTGCTCTTTCACTTCGGGATCGAGATCAAGCCCCGCGATCTTCCAGTATTCGGCGGGGAAAAATCCCCAGGGCGAATCGGTGGCGAACAGGACGCGCCCGAAACCCAGATTGCGCCGGTCCAGTTCGTCGAGCAGCCATCTCGGGGCAAAGCCCGGTACGATAGACGTATCCGTGTACACATCGAAACCCTCCTCGATCCATCCCGGAAAACGCGGCACGAACGTGAACGCCGGCGCAATGGCCTCTCCGCAGTGCACCAGTTGATACGTGGCCCGGTGCCCGTACTGTTGCAGAAAAAGATCGAACTCCAGGGGATCCGCGCCGGGTAAGTATCCCGTGTGAAAATGGATGACCAGCCCATGGCCGGCGGCGGCTTCAAGAATACGCTCCATATTGCGTTGCACGGACCTGTCCCAACTGGCCGGATCGATGCCGTAGGGCGCCCAGGTGTTCGACGCGATCTTGAGCGCGCGTACCTTGGGATGCGGCAAACGGGCCAGGGCAGCGTGGAGGAGCGATTCGACCTGCGGGAGCGGCGAGACCCATAACCCGCCGTACAGATTGGGATAGGCCTCCACGGCGTCGATGAGCAAGGCGTTGTATTCGAACGCCGCCTCCTGGCGGTCGAGATAGGTGGGTACGATGACCCCCGCGTCGATACCGTGCCGGGCGAGATACGCCGCGCAATCGGCGCCTGAAGCATGGTCGAGGGCCTCGGGAATGGGCATGATCCGGCGCCCGGCGAATGCCTGCGTTCCGTACGGACCGATATGGAAATGGGCATCGAAAACCGGATGGGCGTCCTCGGGAACACCCGATCCGGACGCAGGACCGATCATCAATCTTCCAGCTGCTTCGTAAAGTGCTTGTACAGCAACCACGTAACGGCGAAGGCCACGAGAAAGATCGCGCCGGGAATCACGACGCCCACCCATGTGATCTGTGGTGCGGCGGCTTGCATGAGCAAAGACAAGGACATGGCAGTCACTTCTTGTGATGCTTGCGATAGGAACGCCACGCCAGCAACAGCCCCAGAAGGGAAGCCGCGTACGCAATAGTCATTCCGATAACCGTAGTCAGACTTTCCGTCATGGCGCAGCCTGTTCGTGTTGTTTCCAGCGGACGGAATCTTCCAGATCGCGCAGGTATTCCTGCTGGTTCTTCTCGTACTCTTCCGAAATGGCTTTCATCTTCGGGTCAATGATCCAATGCATCCACACGATGAGCACGATACTGGCGGCAGTGATCGCGAACCCCTCCCAAAGCAGGAGAAAGGACAAGGCCACACCCAGTGTCAGCGCAAAGTAGCAAATCGGCGAGAGGACGATGACGAACCAGTCTTCCCGGGTCCATTTGTCGGCTTCCGCAGCCGTCCATGTGCGTCGAATGAGAGGCATGATGCAGCAAGAAGGTTAGCGATCGGTATCTCAAACAGTCATGGGGCGCTCCGGGGAATCCTTCTGGATCAACCCGCGGCGCTCGGCTTCCCGGCGAACCGGCCCCCACCATCCGAGGGGACGCGCCTGCACATAGTACTTGACGAGATGATCCATACTTTCCGGCTTCGTCAAAAATGTGGTGGGAATGAAAACACAGGCGCCCAGCAGCATAAGCAGCCAGAACTGCTGGTAATCGGCCAGTTCCGGAATCACTCCGAACTCGGGCAATATCCACACCACCAGCCAGCTGAAACCCAGATTCGCGATCCAGGCCGACAGATATCCCCATGCATTGAACCGCCACCATACCACCTGAAGGATGTTCGGCAGCCATATCCCGGCGGTCATGATCCAGAGCGCGAAAATGAGCCACTCCGTAATGTTCTCCATCATCAACCCGTACACGAACGAACCGAGAAGCAGAATCAGCGTGGACCAGCGACCCACCCACACCAGGGTGCGTTCAGACGCCTCGGGATTCCAGTAGTGCTGGTACAGATCGCGGGTGGCATACAGCGCGCCGAGGTTCAGATGCGATGAAATGGTCGAAAGATGGATGGCAAGGATGGCGGCAAAGAAGAAGCCTATCATGCCCACAGGCAGGTAATCGAAGCCCAGTCGGAACCACCCCATCTCGTACTCGGACGTTTCGGTCATGCCCGGAAAAAGCACGAAAAAACCAAGAATGGCCACGGCCCAGACCGAGTTGCGCACGAGCCCGACCAGCGTACCCCACCAGATGCTGTAACTCGCGTCACGCACCGTGCGGGCCGACTGGATGCGCTGCGCCTCGGGATACCAGTCGATACTCGTCCCCATACCGAATCCTCCGAGAATGGCGATCACCATCATCGTGAAGAACCAGGCAGCGGGAAATTCTCCGGTCCACCATCCCGTGAACGCAAACGGATTCATGCGATCCGTCTCGCCAAGCATCATGAGTTTTTCGGCGATGCCGGTGGGACCGCCCGCCACCATGATCCCCCAGATCGACACGATCATAATGACCAGAAAGGCAATCACTCCCTGTTGAAAATCGGCCATGACGACGCCCCAGTACCCCGCCGCCAGTACATAAATGGCGCACCCGGACGAGAACGACACGAGCCCCACCCACAGCGGCCATCCGAAAAGGAAGGCGCACACCTTACCCATCGCAATGCCCACCCAGCCCAACACGAACATGTTCATGAAAACCTGCCATCCGGCCATCCAGCCGCGCAGCATTTCCGCGCCGAGGCCGGTGAACCGCACCACGTTCCATTCAGCCTGCGTGTAGGCCAGCGACCGGCGGAAAATGCGCGTCGAAACGAAGGCGCTGATAGCGGCCCATGCCGAGAAAAAGGTGTACCAGATGCCTGCCAGCCCGTATTTGTAAATGACCCCCGTAATCCACATCGGGGTGTCGGTAGCCGTGTGGGTCGCATACACCGAAGAAGCCGGTAACCACCAGGGCAACCCCCGCCCCGCCAGGAAGAAATCGGATTGGGAACGCTTGCCGAGACGGTAAAACAGCACGCCGCTGCCGATCATCAGCAGCAGAAACGCCGCCACCCAGAGCCAGTCGAGCCAGGTAAAAAGAACGTTCATTAATGACGGGGGGGGATCCCTGCGAAACGGCGAAGCGCTTCCACGATACGCCCTTTCATGGGGAAAGGCAAGGCCCGCCGGAAATTACAGGGGCAGGAGGCGCCTGCATCGTCAGGAATCCCAGGCAGGTTGTTCGTCCAACAGGCGCAGGCACAGCCACAGGGCGCGGGGCACATGAAAGCACCCCTTGTACGGGGCGCCCTTGAAGCGATGCGTCACGGCGCCCTGCCGGTCCAGATACCCGAACCATTCCCCGTATTCGGGATCGGAAAACCGCTCGAAGCTATAGCGATCCACCTTCTCGAAGGCGGCAAGATCAGCGGCGTCACCTGTCAGAAAATAATCCAGAAGGTGGGCATAGAGCGCCTCGCAATGCGGCCACCACAACTTCATGGACCATTCGAGCGGAACGGGCGAATACCCTTCCGCATCCACAAAATAGAACAGCCCCTCGTGCTCCTTGTCCCAGCCGTTTTCGAAAGACCACCGTACCATGTCGAGGGCCTGCTGCTGCACATCCGGGCGACCCAATCGCTGCGCCCAGTGCTGCAAAAACCACCCTGCCTCGATGGCATGCCCCGGCGTCATCATACGGCCTTCCGGGCCGTCCAGGCAACTGCCGTCCGGAGCGACAACCTCGTACACGCGCCGCGCATCGGGGTGTACATGCAGGGCCGTTCGGCGGATACAGTCCTCCACCTCGGCCCGGTATGTTCCGAAATCGTCGCCGGCCACTTCCTCGATCAGATTAAGCATCAGCATCGGCACGGCCAGCGCTTGCGAAGGGGGTTGCCCCTCGTGGGCCGGGCGACCCACTTTCGTCCAGTCCCAGGCCCATTCCCACATCGTTTCGAGCGCTTCATACGCCTCGCGAAGGAGTTCCGGCTCTTCCGCGGCCCGGGCATACTCTGCAAGGGCCATGATGTAAAAACACTCCGTGAAGATCTTGCGCTGGAGATACACGGGCCGTCCATCCGCCGTCACTGAAAAACAGACCCTGCCGTCCGGTCGTACGGCGTGCTTGCGCATGAAATCCATACCGCTTCGGGCCATGGCAAGCCAGGAAGGTCTGGCCTCGACGGTGCGATAAAATTTGCTGAACATCCATACCAGGCGTCCCTGCATCCACAAGTGCTTGGTCGTGTCGTATACGGCCCCGTCCCGGTCCAGATTATTGAAATGGCCGCCGTGCTCGGGATCCGGAGCATGGCGCTCCCAGAACGGGATCACGCGTTCGAACAGTTCATGCTCGTACCGGTCGCGGTAACGGGTACGGAGCGCGGCGAAATCGGCGCCGGGATGCGCGGAGGACATGTTGCAGGCTATCGTTTCAGGGAGTATGCAATGCGGAACGGATTTCAAAAATCGCACTCCGAAGATAC
The Bacteroidetes bacterium SB0662_bin_6 DNA segment above includes these coding regions:
- a CDS encoding T9SS type A sorting domain-containing protein, translated to SEITGYAYRLKENGEAFGIEDLAAWLDIPDGASVRSYTVTGLTNGTEYKFELRAENEHGGGIPAKAIARLPASAGSRPVSTEDEEMPDEVALMGNYPNPFNPETAISYALPQAGEVRLAVYDLLGHELAVLVDGLQPAGRHTVRFDANDLPNGPYAYRLQAGTKVLTRTMMLVK
- a CDS encoding amidohydrolase, which translates into the protein MGGRRDSRRDLSRGLRRYVVAVQALYEAAGRLMIGPASGSGVPEDAHPVFDAHFHIGPYGTQAFAGRRIMPIPEALDHASGADCAAYLARHGIDAGVIVPTYLDRQEAAFEYNALLIDAVEAYPNLYGGLWVSPLPQVESLLHAALARLPHPKVRALKIASNTWAPYGIDPASWDRSVQRNMERILEAAAGHGLVIHFHTGYLPGADPLEFDLFLQQYGHRATYQLVHCGEAIAPAFTFVPRFPGWIEEGFDVYTDTSIVPGFAPRWLLDELDRRNLGFGRVLFATDSPWGFFPAEYWKIAGLDLDPEVKEQIFWGNAARLYGVG
- a CDS encoding N-acylglucosamine 2-epimerase, which translates into the protein MSSAHPGADFAALRTRYRDRYEHELFERVIPFWERHAPDPEHGGHFNNLDRDGAVYDTTKHLWMQGRLVWMFSKFYRTVEARPSWLAMARSGMDFMRKHAVRPDGRVCFSVTADGRPVYLQRKIFTECFYIMALAEYARAAEEPELLREAYEALETMWEWAWDWTKVGRPAHEGQPPSQALAVPMLMLNLIEEVAGDDFGTYRAEVEDCIRRTALHVHPDARRVYEVVAPDGSCLDGPEGRMMTPGHAIEAGWFLQHWAQRLGRPDVQQQALDMVRWSFENGWDKEHEGLFYFVDAEGYSPVPLEWSMKLWWPHCEALYAHLLDYFLTGDAADLAAFEKVDRYSFERFSDPEYGEWFGYLDRQGAVTHRFKGAPYKGCFHVPRALWLCLRLLDEQPAWDS
- a CDS encoding deoxyribodipyrimidine photo-lyase — protein: MPVGKQHPEKNGNQPILMWFRRDLRLTDNSALSWATRTGRSVIPVFILDEDAGSRPIGGASRWWLHGSLHALHTALEKLGSRLTLRRGPAGATIAALVRETGASSIIWNRLYDPATIRRDAEIEAQCKKAGVTSRSFNAALLFEPCTIRTGSGSPYRVFTPFWNRCLEQGFAPPETERPVPIPPSSWPATEALETWNLRCHDPDWAAGFRKVWRPGEEGARQRLDDFLRDRVDKYGTDREEPGKRGTSRLSPHLHFGEIGPRQIAAALGEIEPETDRAAFLREIGWREFSHHLLFHNPNMGRVNMRPEFDHMPWRNDPAGLRRWQRGLTGYPLVDAGMRELWTTGWMHNRVRMIVASFLTKHLLIDWRHGADWFWDTLVDADWANNSAGWQWTAGSGVDAAPYFRIFNPVAQSQRFDAVGQYLRTWVPELRRLPDKAIHAPWQAPQAVLAEAGVRLGENYPHPIVDHAEARQRALDIYRTRIRAASAPSPQSNKDRSGAST
- a CDS encoding Na+:solute symporter, whose amino-acid sequence is MNVLFTWLDWLWVAAFLLLMIGSGVLFYRLGKRSQSDFFLAGRGLPWWLPASSVYATHTATDTPMWITGVIYKYGLAGIWYTFFSAWAAISAFVSTRIFRRSLAYTQAEWNVVRFTGLGAEMLRGWMAGWQVFMNMFVLGWVGIAMGKVCAFLFGWPLWVGLVSFSSGCAIYVLAAGYWGVVMADFQQGVIAFLVIMIVSIWGIMVAGGPTGIAEKLMMLGETDRMNPFAFTGWWTGEFPAAWFFTMMVIAILGGFGMGTSIDWYPEAQRIQSARTVRDASYSIWWGTLVGLVRNSVWAVAILGFFVLFPGMTETSEYEMGWFRLGFDYLPVGMIGFFFAAILAIHLSTISSHLNLGALYATRDLYQHYWNPEASERTLVWVGRWSTLILLLGSFVYGLMMENITEWLIFALWIMTAGIWLPNILQVVWWRFNAWGYLSAWIANLGFSWLVVWILPEFGVIPELADYQQFWLLMLLGACVFIPTTFLTKPESMDHLVKYYVQARPLGWWGPVRREAERRGLIQKDSPERPMTV
- a CDS encoding sulfatase-like hydrolase/transferase, coding for MVRQDCVCNERESTTAVLSRYPLIANPRSLYVSYNLSRTHIAEMIIVPFPKTTTMARIAGLLVLFAALQGCGSAEDAAESASDLPNILWLTSEDMSADLGAYGDAYAETPHIDGLARQGVTYTNAFATAPVCSPARFTLLTGIYATTAGTQGLRSQAPIPDDITGFPAYLRELGYYTTNNVKTDYNTAAEPRLIAESWDESSAEAHWRGREDGQPFFAVFNHMHTHQSRISFLDTEFPELADGLGTHDPAIAPLPPYYPDDPDVRETVARYYDAVTAMDTHVGRLLAELEEDGVADNTIVFFYGDHGMGLPRGKRVLYDSGLHVPLVIYFPPKWQHLAPVSPGSSTDRLVSFVDFAPTMLRLVGHDVPEHMQGMPFLGGNSMTEREFVFGARDRVDEAYDIARSVRDERFLYIRHYHPHLSWNQPEFFSDQAPIRQAITRLAEAGALNAAQMTYAGPLKPSEELFDTVTDPHQLRNLAASSAYLDVLDRMRARLTQWEVETRDIGFMDEAEVLRLAEQTGQAPLEFTADPSVYPLTRVLDTANLVGQPRAANRQAALLRDPDDAVRYWAALGLHAAGAGDPLSQDALRNALRDAVPAVRTEAAAALLALDGSSEALAVLEEVLETGDPLDVLRAARALQLLGDKAAPAEETMRRVMEQAQDDTVYGPDALYIRFALEPALAEERGVTEVY
- a CDS encoding outer membrane beta-barrel protein, with product MPRRASERWISTERVSERRRPLPRKAIKTGQAQVHDIDLSLRSGVPCRQIAPMYTPFIMKTQQALRTLTAAVFIVCLFGADAANAQENGRGFYIGIDTGAANSAQLGSSLSAVTTPTKCDRLVYDDPTMAPSSAPECMVTEPRELSSNGFSPGTGFTGGLSVGYALQALRFELAYRIQGYGNDTSPLVQSTTNQAVVSKASEWSNVYPPIETISGYRAHQVFANVYYDFSNNSPWTPSVGAGVGIAGTNLNYNRRLLRKTIAEGYQDVEPPATLADRPLRAAGTFSMLDPEVSGTVIGFQVLAGMDYAVGERTTIGLTAHWTRFGTLKEDVVWSIIRSHAPVRADGVTPFSGELTFDSFESLVATLGLKYRF